A region of Thermodesulfovibrionales bacterium DNA encodes the following proteins:
- a CDS encoding transketolase: MLVQKRDIGYLNNQARLLRIEILKMLTEAGSGHTGGSLSAADIVTALYFYKLRHRPDAPFWRERDRFVLSKGHAAPLLYAVLAMSGYFDKSLLKTLRKLGSPLQGHPCSKNLAGVEISTGSLGQGLSVANGIAMGLRLDKLPSRVYCLLGDGELQEGQVWEAAMTASHYKLDNICAIVDLNALQIDGPISEVKDIEPVDKKFQAFGWHTIEINGHDMAQIVDSLDRAETLKGAPTVILARTIKGKGVSIFENKVKYHGVAPTKEELEIALRELGDGTGI, translated from the coding sequence CAGAAGAGGGATATTGGTTATCTCAACAATCAAGCCAGGCTTTTGAGGATTGAGATCCTCAAGATGCTTACAGAGGCTGGCTCCGGTCACACAGGTGGTAGTCTTTCAGCTGCTGATATAGTAACTGCCCTGTATTTTTATAAACTGAGACACAGGCCTGATGCTCCTTTTTGGAGAGAGAGGGATAGATTTGTGCTGTCAAAGGGGCATGCTGCTCCTCTTCTTTATGCAGTGCTTGCGATGAGTGGATATTTTGATAAGTCTCTCCTTAAGACCTTAAGAAAATTAGGAAGCCCTCTTCAGGGACATCCCTGTTCAAAGAACCTTGCTGGTGTTGAGATATCAACAGGTTCCCTGGGACAGGGTTTGAGTGTAGCAAATGGAATAGCCATGGGATTGAGGCTTGATAAACTTCCTTCGAGGGTTTACTGTCTTCTTGGCGATGGTGAACTTCAGGAAGGTCAGGTATGGGAAGCTGCCATGACTGCTTCTCATTATAAACTTGATAATATCTGTGCAATAGTGGATCTTAATGCCCTACAGATTGATGGACCAATTTCAGAGGTAAAAGATATTGAGCCAGTGGATAAAAAATTTCAGGCCTTTGGATGGCATACCATTGAAATAAACGGTCATGATATGGCGCAGATAGTTGATAGCCTTGACAGAGCAGAAACCCTCAAGGGTGCACCAACTGTAATACTTGCAAGAACAATTAAGGGAAAGGGTGTATCGATCTTTGAAAATAAGGTCAAATATCATGGTGTAGCTCCAACAAAAGAGGAGCTCGAAATTGCCTTAAGGGAACTTGGTGATGGGACAGGTATCTGA
- a CDS encoding transketolase family protein: MEIKSFSGVDAATRDAYGEVLYRIGLENPDIVVLDADLSSSTKTQKFAKAFPERFFNMGVSEQDMMATAAGLSLSGKIPFASTFAIFATGRAWEQIRQSIAYSCLNVKIVATHGGITVGEDGASHQAIEDIALMRVIPGMTVIVPADAYETELVIKEIVKYKGPVYVRLGRAKVRAVMPQEYRFSIGKAHAFGFGKDVNIIACGVMVAEALIAAGILKENGVDAGVINMSTIKPLDEEMLLKASDASLIVTAEEHSVIGGLGGAVCEFLSSVKPKPVLRIGIRDRFGTSGSSGELMKFFKLTGEQIAEDILSVLRNA, from the coding sequence ATGGAGATCAAATCTTTCAGTGGAGTTGATGCGGCAACACGAGATGCCTATGGAGAGGTTCTTTACAGAATTGGTCTTGAAAATCCTGATATAGTTGTCCTTGATGCAGACCTGAGCTCTTCTACAAAGACCCAGAAGTTTGCAAAGGCTTTCCCTGAGAGATTTTTTAATATGGGTGTCTCTGAGCAGGATATGATGGCTACAGCAGCAGGACTGTCTCTTTCAGGGAAGATTCCATTTGCCTCTACCTTTGCCATATTTGCCACTGGTAGGGCATGGGAACAGATAAGACAGAGCATTGCCTACAGCTGCCTTAATGTAAAGATTGTTGCAACCCATGGAGGAATTACAGTTGGTGAAGATGGCGCATCCCATCAGGCAATTGAGGATATCGCCTTGATGCGCGTCATACCCGGCATGACCGTTATAGTGCCTGCTGACGCCTACGAGACAGAACTTGTTATTAAAGAGATTGTTAAATATAAAGGACCTGTTTATGTTAGGCTTGGCAGGGCAAAGGTTAGGGCTGTTATGCCTCAGGAATACAGATTCTCCATAGGCAAGGCCCACGCCTTCGGTTTTGGAAAGGATGTAAATATTATTGCCTGTGGTGTGATGGTAGCAGAGGCACTCATTGCAGCAGGGATACTTAAAGAAAATGGAGTAGATGCTGGTGTTATAAATATGTCAACCATAAAACCACTTGATGAGGAAATGCTTTTGAAGGCATCAGATGCATCCTTAATTGTTACAGCTGAGGAACATTCAGTGATAGGCGGTCTTGGTGGAGCGGTTTGTGAATTTCTTTCTTCAGTAAAACCAAAACCTGTATTAAGGATAGGAATAAGGGATAGATTTGGAACCTCGGGTTCGTCAGGCGAGCTGATGAAATTTTTTAAACTTACGGGTGAGCAGATAGCTGAGGATATTCTTTCAGTGCTTCGTAATGCGTGA
- the ftsE gene encoding cell division ATP-binding protein FtsE, translating into MNMIHFEGVSKIYERQLALKEITLSIEKGELVFITGPSGAGKTTLLKLIYAHERPDKGRLVVGEYELSTIHQRNIPFLRRMIGIVFQDFRLIDTKTVFENVAMPLRIRGLKERDLKDFVFDSLRLVNLRHKIDAYPPALSGGEQQRVAIARAIVAEPLILLADEPTGNLDPENTKAVMDIFKEINARGTTVVIATHNPDLYTHSGRRVFKLQEGALTGVEVL; encoded by the coding sequence ATGAATATGATTCACTTTGAAGGTGTTTCCAAGATATATGAAAGACAGCTTGCCCTTAAGGAGATAACCCTTTCAATAGAAAAGGGAGAGCTTGTTTTTATCACAGGTCCATCAGGTGCAGGAAAAACCACGCTTCTGAAATTGATATATGCCCACGAAAGACCTGATAAAGGCAGGCTGGTTGTCGGAGAATATGAACTCTCCACCATCCATCAGAGGAATATACCCTTTTTAAGAAGGATGATCGGCATAGTTTTTCAGGACTTCAGGCTGATTGATACAAAGACTGTTTTTGAGAATGTTGCAATGCCCCTCAGAATAAGGGGACTTAAAGAAAGAGACCTCAAGGATTTCGTTTTTGATAGTCTTAGACTCGTGAATCTTAGACACAAAATAGATGCTTATCCACCAGCTCTTTCCGGTGGTGAACAGCAGAGGGTAGCTATTGCAAGGGCAATAGTGGCTGAACCGCTGATTCTCCTTGCCGATGAACCAACTGGTAATCTCGATCCTGAAAACACAAAAGCTGTAATGGATATATTCAAAGAGATAAATGCGAGGGGAACAACAGTGGTTATTGCCACTCACAATCCCGACCTCTATACCCATAGTGGCAGGAGGGTCTTCAAACTTCAAGAAGGTGCACTTACAGGAGTGGAGGTCCTGTGA
- a CDS encoding ABC transporter permease encodes MITGYSFRFAIESLRKELWINIMAALSAGIGLFLVGIVVLAVLNINLITKKLPEKLTIILYLKDRTSEEQIDRVIRSLKENSMIGSVKFISRDEALHELKNKLKDSSLLLEGLDENPLPDSVEIKLKQEHLEKDAINSLLQQLRSIPEVEDIDYGKDLMESIVLIKRLSDKLGAAFLLIMMAGIIFNFYTTIKILFYRRKEEIETFKLLGASRGFIKAPFLIEGAVIGLAGGLIASLAVTGLYQALNFLSEKMPFITTFNLQAQIFYFIIGLLFSGVILGITGAILSIGRIRY; translated from the coding sequence GTGATTACAGGTTATTCCTTCAGATTTGCCATTGAGAGCCTCAGAAAGGAATTGTGGATAAATATTATGGCAGCCCTTTCAGCAGGCATCGGATTATTTCTTGTTGGAATAGTTGTACTTGCTGTTTTAAATATTAATTTAATTACAAAAAAACTGCCTGAAAAGCTTACGATTATCCTTTATCTGAAGGACAGAACCTCAGAGGAGCAGATAGACAGGGTGATCAGGAGCCTGAAAGAAAATTCAATGATAGGGTCTGTAAAATTTATATCCAGAGATGAAGCACTTCATGAGCTTAAAAATAAATTAAAAGATTCAAGTCTTCTCTTAGAAGGACTTGATGAAAATCCTTTGCCTGACTCAGTGGAGATAAAACTTAAACAGGAACATTTAGAAAAAGATGCTATTAATAGCCTCCTTCAGCAGCTCAGATCCATTCCCGAGGTAGAGGATATAGATTATGGGAAGGATTTAATGGAGTCAATTGTTTTGATAAAGAGGCTTTCTGATAAGCTGGGTGCGGCCTTTCTTTTAATAATGATGGCAGGGATAATATTTAACTTTTATACAACAATAAAGATACTCTTTTACAGAAGGAAAGAGGAGATTGAGACATTCAAGCTCCTCGGAGCATCAAGGGGTTTTATAAAAGCACCCTTTCTTATTGAAGGTGCTGTTATCGGACTCGCCGGAGGTCTCATAGCATCCCTTGCGGTCACAGGACTCTATCAGGCATTGAATTTTCTTTCAGAAAAGATGCCCTTTATTACCACCTTTAATCTTCAGGCCCAGATATTTTATTTCATAATCGGCTTACTATTTTCCGGTGTCATTCTGGGAATCACAGGAGCAATACTCAGTATTGGTAGAATAAGGTACTGA